GAGATTTTGCTTGACGTTTCTGCCTCTCGCAGGAACTTTGCCTAAAATATAGCCAGATAGGAGCATAAAATGGCAGTTAAAATCGACATAGAAGTCTGCATCGGCTGCGGTGCTTGTGTGGAAACTTGCCCGGTGGGCGCGCTTTCCTTGCAAGACGACAAAGCCGTTTGCGACGCAGACGCCTGCATCGATTGCGGCGCTTGCATCGCCGTTTGTCCCGTCGAGGCAATCTCTGAATAAGCCAGACGGATTCAAGATTACACAGCGGAAGAGGGCATGCCCTTTTCCGCTTTTTTTATGCCTTGGCTCTTTTTTCCAGCCGCGCACTCCCAGGTCTCGCCCTGCCACCACACCCGATAAAAAATCGGGGGACTGAGCGGGAAGACAAAAATGGGAGTGCGGCACGAATAAAGAAGGAAGGCGGTATGGATAAAAAATAGGAGGAAAATATGCGTTACGCGCTGATGTTTTTTAGTATTCTACTCATTTTGACCCCTTTGGCGGGCACCGACGTGAGTGGCAATCAATCCGGAACCTGGCTTTTGGCCAACAGCCCCTACATGATGGTGGGAGACGTCACCATTCCCGCTGACAACAGCCTCAACATCGAAGCCGGAGTGCAGATTTTGGTGCAGGGAAACTATCGTTTGACAGCCCAAGGACCGCTCAACGCCATTGGCAGCCCT
This genomic window from Candidatus Cloacimonadota bacterium contains:
- a CDS encoding 4Fe-4S binding protein, with amino-acid sequence MAVKIDIEVCIGCGACVETCPVGALSLQDDKAVCDADACIDCGACIAVCPVEAISE